One stretch of Rathayibacter festucae DSM 15932 DNA includes these proteins:
- a CDS encoding YqaJ viral recombinase family protein has product MPDLQLSFPWETQPVFVDAKPPHLRRVVADSSDRVAWLRARSRGITATDVARLSSPAAIDRAALDKLYGSSFSGNAFTDHGRAREPEIAAWVLREHAIEPSSTLFHASQERRHLATPDGIGLREDGRLELCEIKTTSKQWRSIPRHYLRQVFWQQYVLGAERTLVVWEQHRDFVPIDAVPEFRWVDRDEDEIHVLVRLAGMLMAELHERTRAGRR; this is encoded by the coding sequence GTGCCCGATCTGCAGCTCTCGTTCCCCTGGGAGACGCAACCCGTCTTCGTGGACGCGAAGCCGCCGCACCTCCGCCGAGTGGTCGCCGACTCCTCCGACCGCGTCGCCTGGCTGCGCGCCCGCTCGCGGGGCATCACCGCGACCGACGTCGCGCGCCTGTCCTCCCCCGCGGCCATCGACCGCGCCGCGCTCGACAAGCTCTACGGCTCGAGCTTCAGCGGCAACGCCTTCACCGACCACGGCCGCGCTCGCGAGCCGGAGATCGCCGCCTGGGTGCTCCGCGAGCACGCCATCGAGCCGAGCAGCACCCTCTTCCACGCGAGCCAGGAGCGCCGGCACCTGGCCACCCCCGACGGGATCGGCCTCCGCGAGGACGGCCGCCTCGAGCTCTGCGAGATCAAGACGACCTCGAAGCAGTGGCGCAGCATCCCGCGCCACTACCTGCGCCAGGTCTTCTGGCAGCAGTACGTCCTCGGCGCCGAGCGCACCCTCGTCGTCTGGGAGCAGCACCGCGACTTCGTGCCGATCGACGCCGTCCCCGAGTTCCGCTGGGTCGACCGCGACGAGGACGAGATCCACGTGCTGGTCCGCCTCGCCGGCATGCTGATGGCCGAGCTGCACGAGAGAACCCGCGCGGGCCGGCGGTGA
- a CDS encoding alpha/beta fold hydrolase: protein MTALLLHGLGGDRSQPLGLLRAALPAGTEVIAPDVRAHGASELIGGAADFSLDALADEVTEHVIRAGAAHKPLTVLGISMGAAIALRLASRKVLPIDRAVFVRPAFTAEPLPDNLTVFPVIAQLLHDHGAKRGERLFRASGLFERAAEVSPASAEALCLQFRSPQAQERAVRLAEIPRNAAYRDSGELGEVIARTLVIAADRDPVHPVAVAEQWARALPDADLEQVPSRDAGLAQQQERIRGHVREWLGR, encoded by the coding sequence GTGACCGCCCTGCTCCTGCACGGCCTGGGCGGCGACCGCTCCCAGCCGCTCGGCCTCCTGCGCGCGGCACTGCCGGCCGGCACCGAGGTCATCGCCCCGGACGTCCGGGCGCACGGCGCCTCCGAGCTGATCGGCGGCGCCGCCGACTTCTCGCTCGACGCCCTGGCCGACGAGGTCACCGAGCACGTGATCCGGGCCGGAGCCGCGCACAAGCCCCTCACGGTCCTCGGCATCTCGATGGGCGCCGCGATCGCCCTGCGGCTCGCCAGCCGGAAGGTGCTGCCGATCGACCGCGCCGTGTTCGTCCGCCCCGCCTTCACCGCGGAGCCGCTGCCGGACAACCTCACGGTCTTCCCGGTCATCGCGCAGCTGCTGCACGACCACGGCGCCAAGCGCGGCGAGCGGCTCTTCCGCGCCTCCGGCCTCTTCGAGCGCGCGGCCGAGGTGTCGCCCGCGTCGGCGGAGGCGCTCTGCCTGCAGTTCCGCTCGCCGCAGGCGCAGGAGCGGGCCGTCCGCCTGGCCGAGATCCCGCGCAACGCCGCCTACCGCGACTCCGGCGAGCTCGGCGAGGTCATCGCGCGCACGCTCGTGATCGCGGCCGACCGCGACCCGGTGCACCCTGTGGCGGTCGCCGAGCAGTGGGCTAGGGCTCTTCCGGACGCAGACCTCGAGCAGGTCCCGTCGCGGGACGCCGGTCTGGCGCAGCAGCAGGAGCGGATCCGCGGTCACGTCCGGGAGTGGCTCGGCCGCTGA
- a CDS encoding DUF998 domain-containing protein → MRRRANGPLLVVGALLVLAGLALLLAARFSIGTSRWVYVSEMGAPDLPTAGTFRIALLLVAAGGVAIAIGARAVRTRLLPGFRPALAILLAALCFALASQVTCSAGCPLPVGPRFSWQDLIHTSAAVLGFSAACLAMLQLATARERPGVARLSLVAGVAVALVAGTGAIFSLLRLWLGVGGTLEFVATAIAVLWLAVVGLVLAGEEFKGGLAGEEFKGGLAGEEFKGGLADEELSGRATPGRDRGSAPAAAPDRRPATGPARGLRPEEP, encoded by the coding sequence GTGCGACGACGAGCGAACGGCCCCCTTCTCGTGGTGGGCGCGCTCCTGGTCCTCGCGGGACTCGCCCTGCTGCTCGCCGCCCGCTTCAGCATCGGCACCAGCCGCTGGGTCTACGTCAGCGAGATGGGCGCGCCGGACCTGCCGACCGCCGGGACGTTCCGCATCGCCCTGCTACTGGTCGCGGCGGGCGGCGTCGCGATCGCGATCGGGGCGCGAGCGGTGCGGACGCGGCTGCTGCCCGGCTTCCGGCCCGCGCTGGCGATCCTCCTCGCCGCGCTGTGCTTCGCGCTCGCCTCGCAGGTGACCTGCTCGGCGGGCTGCCCGCTCCCGGTCGGACCGCGGTTCAGCTGGCAGGACCTGATCCACACCTCCGCCGCGGTGCTCGGCTTCTCCGCGGCGTGCCTGGCGATGCTGCAGCTCGCCACGGCGCGGGAGCGGCCCGGGGTCGCCCGGCTGTCACTGGTCGCGGGCGTCGCGGTGGCCCTGGTCGCCGGGACCGGCGCGATCTTCTCGCTGCTGCGGCTGTGGCTGGGCGTGGGCGGCACGCTCGAGTTCGTCGCGACGGCGATCGCGGTGCTCTGGCTGGCCGTCGTCGGGCTCGTCCTCGCGGGCGAGGAGTTCAAGGGTGGGCTCGCGGGCGAGGAGTTCAAGGGTGGGCTGGCGGGCGAGGAGTTCAAGGGTGGGCTCGCGGACGAGGAGCTCAGCGGCCGAGCCACTCCCGGACGTGACCGCGGATCCGCTCCTGCTGCTGCGCCAGACCGGCGTCCCGCGACGGGACCTGCTCGAGGTCTGCGTCCGGAAGAGCCCTAG
- a CDS encoding NADP-dependent oxidoreductase: MHNSALGHGLAIGDIPEEVVLPETMTAAVIDAPGDCSVLHLATVPTPTAINAEFAVKVIAAGVNPLDVKTRAGKGVAAQIPSYPAVLGHDFSGIVVSSPYPAHPLRPGDEVYGFVMVPRYSGSYAEYVSVPSVSLARKPSTLSHVEAAGVPLAALTAWGMVVELAKAHEGQRILIHAGSGGVGHFAVQFAAYFGASVIATGSTRNLQWLRELGADQVIDHTTERFDELLSGVDVVIDLVGNVHDSTGSRSLSVLRPGGLIVNAPTGSWPEFFEEAAAAGARASTFRVAPDGATLGVVSRLLESGDVRVFIDGVFPLSAAGAAHAQLETGHTRGKLVLTVAEG; this comes from the coding sequence ATGCACAACAGCGCGCTCGGCCACGGCCTCGCGATCGGCGACATCCCGGAGGAGGTGGTGCTCCCCGAGACGATGACGGCGGCGGTCATCGACGCCCCGGGCGACTGCTCGGTCCTCCACCTGGCGACGGTGCCCACGCCGACCGCGATCAACGCCGAGTTCGCCGTCAAGGTGATCGCGGCGGGAGTGAACCCGCTCGACGTGAAGACGCGAGCGGGCAAGGGAGTCGCCGCGCAGATCCCCTCCTACCCGGCGGTGCTCGGCCACGACTTCTCCGGCATCGTCGTCTCGAGCCCCTACCCGGCGCACCCGCTGCGCCCCGGCGACGAGGTCTACGGCTTCGTGATGGTGCCGCGCTACTCCGGCTCCTACGCCGAGTACGTCAGCGTCCCGAGCGTCTCGCTGGCCCGCAAGCCGTCGACGCTCTCGCACGTCGAGGCGGCGGGGGTGCCGCTCGCCGCGCTGACCGCCTGGGGCATGGTCGTCGAGCTGGCGAAGGCGCACGAGGGCCAGCGGATCCTGATCCACGCCGGGTCGGGCGGCGTCGGTCACTTCGCCGTGCAGTTCGCCGCCTACTTCGGCGCGTCGGTGATCGCGACCGGCTCGACCCGCAACCTGCAGTGGCTGCGCGAGCTCGGCGCCGACCAGGTCATCGACCACACCACCGAGCGCTTCGACGAGCTGCTGTCCGGCGTCGACGTGGTGATCGACCTCGTCGGCAACGTCCACGACAGCACGGGCTCCCGCTCCCTGTCGGTGCTGCGCCCCGGTGGGCTGATCGTCAACGCGCCGACCGGCAGCTGGCCGGAGTTCTTCGAGGAGGCGGCGGCCGCGGGAGCCCGCGCCTCCACCTTCCGCGTCGCCCCCGACGGCGCCACGCTCGGCGTCGTCTCGCGCCTGCTGGAGTCCGGCGACGTCCGCGTCTTCATCGACGGCGTCTTCCCGCTCTCCGCAGCCGGCGCCGCGCACGCGCAGCTCGAGACCGGCCACACCCGCGGCAAGCTCGTCCTCACGGTCGCCGAGGGCTGA
- a CDS encoding GNAT family N-acetyltransferase, protein MSDSLPPSIDPVTVRRASASDAEELAAVAAATFPLACPPHVTEEAKADFIRTVLSVERFRGYLADSGRVLFLAEDDSGALGYTMLVRGEPSDPEAAVAVTVRPTVELSKCYALPDRHGSGIAARLMAATLDEARAIGALSVWLGVNQENERARRFYAKHGFEVVGIRHFRVGGRLEEDFVLERPLP, encoded by the coding sequence GTGTCCGACTCCCTGCCCCCGAGCATCGACCCCGTGACCGTCCGCCGTGCCTCGGCTTCTGACGCCGAGGAGCTCGCCGCGGTCGCCGCCGCGACCTTCCCGCTCGCCTGCCCGCCGCACGTCACCGAGGAGGCGAAAGCGGACTTCATCCGCACCGTGCTGTCGGTCGAGCGCTTCCGCGGCTACCTCGCCGACTCGGGCCGCGTGCTGTTCCTGGCGGAGGACGACTCCGGGGCGCTCGGCTACACGATGCTCGTGCGGGGCGAGCCGTCCGACCCCGAGGCGGCGGTCGCGGTCACGGTCCGGCCGACGGTCGAGCTGAGCAAGTGCTACGCGCTGCCCGACCGGCACGGCTCGGGGATCGCGGCGCGGCTGATGGCCGCGACCCTCGACGAGGCACGCGCGATCGGCGCCCTCAGCGTCTGGCTCGGCGTGAACCAGGAGAACGAGCGGGCGCGCCGCTTCTACGCGAAGCACGGCTTCGAGGTCGTCGGCATCCGGCACTTCCGCGTCGGCGGCCGCCTCGAGGAGGACTTCGTCCTCGAGCGCCCCCTGCCCTGA
- the rplA gene encoding 50S ribosomal protein L1 — protein sequence MAQKSKAYRAAAAKLEEGKFYTADEAVALARETGSAKFNSTVEVALKLGVDPRKADQMVRGTVILPHGTGKTARVIVFATGPAAEAAIAAGADEVGGAELIEKVAGGYTSFDSAVSTPELMGQVGRLGKVLGPRGLMPNPKTGTVTPDVARAVTEIKGGKIEFRVDKHANVHLVVGKAAFTEEQLQENFKTALDEIVRLKPSSSKGRYIQKAAVSTTFGPGIPLDVNVLA from the coding sequence ATGGCACAGAAGTCGAAGGCCTACCGGGCCGCCGCCGCCAAGCTCGAAGAGGGCAAGTTCTACACCGCCGACGAGGCCGTCGCGCTCGCGCGCGAGACCGGCTCCGCGAAGTTCAACAGCACCGTCGAGGTCGCGCTCAAGCTCGGGGTCGACCCGCGCAAGGCCGACCAGATGGTCCGCGGCACGGTCATCCTGCCGCACGGCACGGGCAAGACCGCCCGCGTCATCGTGTTCGCGACCGGTCCGGCCGCTGAGGCCGCGATCGCCGCGGGCGCCGACGAGGTCGGCGGCGCCGAGCTCATCGAGAAGGTCGCCGGCGGCTACACCTCGTTCGACTCCGCGGTCTCGACCCCGGAGCTCATGGGCCAGGTCGGCCGTCTCGGAAAGGTGCTCGGCCCCCGCGGCCTCATGCCCAACCCGAAGACCGGCACCGTGACCCCGGACGTGGCTCGCGCCGTGACCGAGATCAAGGGCGGAAAGATCGAGTTCCGCGTCGACAAGCACGCCAACGTGCACCTCGTCGTCGGCAAGGCCGCCTTCACGGAGGAGCAGCTCCAGGAGAACTTCAAGACGGCTCTCGACGAGATCGTCCGCCTGAAGCCGTCCTCCTCGAAGGGCCGCTACATCCAGAAGGCCGCCGTCTCGACGACGTTCGGCCCCGGCATCCCGCTGGATGTCAACGTCCTGGCCTGA
- the rplK gene encoding 50S ribosomal protein L11 produces the protein MAPKKKVTGLIKLQIKAGAANPAPPIGPALGQHGVNIMEFCKAYNAQTESQRGNVIPVEITVYEDRSFTFILKTPPAAELIKKAAGVAKGSSTPHTVKVAKLTMAQVREIAEAKQTDLNANDIEAASKIIAGTARSMGITVEG, from the coding sequence ATGGCCCCCAAGAAGAAGGTCACCGGCCTGATCAAGCTCCAGATCAAGGCGGGCGCCGCGAACCCGGCCCCCCCGATCGGTCCGGCGCTCGGTCAGCACGGCGTCAACATCATGGAGTTCTGCAAGGCGTACAACGCGCAGACCGAGTCGCAGCGCGGCAACGTCATCCCCGTCGAGATCACCGTCTACGAGGACCGCTCGTTCACCTTCATCCTGAAGACCCCGCCCGCGGCGGAGCTCATCAAGAAGGCCGCCGGCGTCGCCAAGGGCTCGTCGACCCCGCACACCGTGAAGGTCGCGAAGCTCACCATGGCGCAGGTCCGCGAGATCGCCGAGGCGAAGCAGACCGACCTCAACGCGAACGACATCGAGGCCGCCTCGAAGATCATCGCGGGCACCGCTCGGTCGATGGGCATCACGGTCGAGGGCTAG
- the nusG gene encoding transcription termination/antitermination protein NusG, protein MSDRNRDDVDWATAAEQSSEVDEVQEGDTQIQAEDAVEPAEEGALSVIDENESEDDLASDLEAALDAIGSVDDPEADSAVDEAAHIDTVEEAEAALEAVEDEAEVAAEDAEAEGEDLADIDPYEAFRAELRGKMGKWYVIHSYAGFEKRVKSNIENRKVSLEAEDYIFEVQVPMEDVVEIKNGQRKMVTRVRIPGYVLVRMDLNEDSWSVVRHTPGVTGFVGNAHNPTPLRFEEAFTMLKSLVEIKEVAPSKTAGVKGQKQAQRVLPAEVDFEIGETITIKEGSFAGLPGSISEIKPESGKLTVLVSLFERETPVELSFDQVTKL, encoded by the coding sequence GTGTCTGACAGAAACCGCGACGACGTCGACTGGGCCACCGCCGCCGAGCAGTCGTCCGAGGTCGACGAGGTTCAGGAGGGCGACACTCAGATCCAGGCTGAGGACGCCGTCGAGCCCGCCGAGGAGGGCGCCCTGAGCGTCATCGACGAGAACGAGTCCGAGGACGACCTCGCGTCGGACCTCGAGGCCGCGCTCGACGCGATCGGCTCCGTGGACGACCCCGAGGCCGACTCGGCCGTCGATGAGGCAGCGCACATCGACACCGTCGAGGAGGCCGAAGCGGCCCTCGAGGCCGTCGAGGACGAGGCCGAGGTCGCAGCGGAGGACGCGGAGGCCGAGGGCGAGGACCTCGCCGACATCGACCCGTACGAGGCGTTCCGCGCCGAGCTGCGCGGCAAGATGGGCAAGTGGTACGTCATCCACTCCTACGCGGGCTTCGAGAAGCGCGTGAAGTCGAACATCGAGAACCGCAAGGTCTCCCTCGAGGCCGAGGACTACATCTTCGAGGTCCAGGTCCCGATGGAGGACGTGGTCGAGATCAAGAACGGCCAGCGCAAGATGGTCACCCGCGTGCGCATCCCCGGCTACGTGCTGGTGCGCATGGACCTCAACGAGGACTCGTGGTCGGTCGTCCGCCACACGCCGGGCGTCACCGGGTTCGTGGGCAACGCCCACAACCCGACGCCGCTGCGCTTCGAGGAGGCCTTCACGATGCTGAAGAGCCTGGTCGAGATCAAGGAGGTCGCGCCGTCCAAGACGGCCGGCGTCAAGGGTCAGAAGCAGGCGCAGCGCGTGCTGCCCGCCGAGGTCGACTTCGAGATCGGCGAGACCATCACGATCAAGGAGGGCTCGTTCGCGGGTCTTCCCGGCTCGATCAGCGAGATCAAGCCCGAGAGCGGCAAGCTCACGGTCCTCGTCTCGCTCTTCGAGCGCGAGACCCCGGTCGAGCTTTCGTTCGATCAGGTCACCAAGCTCTGA
- the secE gene encoding preprotein translocase subunit SecE yields MAGKAVDEPSEDVVAIANQQREARRSPFARIALFIRQVIAELKKVVTPTRKELGNYVVVVLIFVVIMMALVSLLDWVFALAVTYVFGTPAS; encoded by the coding sequence GTGGCCGGGAAAGCAGTCGACGAGCCGAGCGAGGACGTCGTCGCGATCGCCAATCAGCAGCGCGAGGCGCGGCGCAGTCCGTTCGCGCGCATCGCCCTCTTCATCCGGCAGGTCATCGCCGAGCTGAAGAAGGTCGTCACGCCGACGCGCAAGGAGCTCGGCAACTACGTCGTCGTGGTCCTGATCTTCGTCGTGATCATGATGGCGCTGGTGTCGCTGCTGGACTGGGTGTTCGCGCTCGCCGTGACCTACGTGTTCGGCACACCGGCGTCCTGA
- a CDS encoding pyridoxal phosphate-dependent aminotransferase — protein sequence MSSTTRISARIAAIAESATLKVDAKAKALQAQGRPVISYAAGEPDFTTPQHIVEAASAAVLDPRNYRYTPAAGLPDLREAIAEKTARDSGWAVEASQVVVTNGGKQAVYQAFQTLLDDGDEVLVPTPYWTTYPEAIKLAGGVQVDVFAGADQGYLVTVEQLEAARTERTKVLLFVSPSNPTGAVYSAEQTREIGEWAEEHGLWVIADEIYQNLVYAAEGQDDASPLTRATSIVEAVPALRDRTILVNGVAKTYAMTGWRVGWMVGPADAIKGASNLQSHLSSNVSNISQRAAIAALTGPQEPAEEMRLAFDRRRRAIVDALNAIDGVDCPTPGGAFYVYPDVRGLLNREWDGVTPTTSLELADLILEKAEVATVPGEAFGPSGYLRLSYALGDDALLEGAKRLQALFR from the coding sequence GTGTCCTCCACCACGCGCATCTCCGCCCGCATCGCCGCCATCGCCGAGTCCGCGACCCTCAAGGTCGACGCGAAGGCGAAGGCCCTCCAGGCCCAGGGGCGGCCGGTGATCTCCTACGCCGCGGGCGAGCCCGACTTCACCACGCCGCAGCACATCGTCGAAGCCGCGTCGGCCGCGGTGCTCGACCCGAGGAACTACCGGTACACGCCGGCGGCCGGTCTGCCCGACCTCCGCGAGGCCATCGCCGAGAAGACCGCGCGCGACTCCGGCTGGGCCGTCGAGGCGTCGCAGGTCGTCGTCACCAACGGCGGCAAGCAGGCCGTCTACCAGGCGTTCCAGACCCTGCTCGACGACGGCGACGAGGTGCTCGTCCCGACCCCCTACTGGACCACCTACCCCGAGGCGATCAAGCTCGCCGGCGGCGTCCAGGTCGACGTCTTCGCCGGGGCCGACCAGGGCTACCTCGTCACGGTCGAGCAGCTCGAGGCGGCGCGCACCGAGCGCACCAAGGTCCTCCTCTTCGTCTCCCCCTCGAACCCCACCGGCGCGGTCTACTCCGCCGAGCAGACCCGCGAGATCGGCGAGTGGGCCGAGGAGCACGGCCTCTGGGTGATCGCCGACGAGATCTACCAGAACCTGGTCTACGCGGCCGAGGGCCAGGACGACGCGAGCCCGCTCACCCGCGCCACCTCGATCGTCGAGGCCGTCCCCGCCCTGCGCGACCGCACGATCCTCGTCAACGGCGTCGCCAAGACCTACGCGATGACCGGCTGGCGCGTGGGCTGGATGGTCGGTCCTGCCGACGCGATCAAGGGCGCCTCGAACCTGCAGTCCCACCTCTCGAGCAACGTCTCGAACATCTCGCAGCGCGCCGCGATCGCCGCCCTCACCGGCCCGCAGGAGCCCGCCGAGGAGATGCGCCTCGCCTTCGACCGCCGCCGCCGTGCGATCGTCGACGCGCTGAACGCCATCGACGGCGTCGACTGCCCGACCCCCGGTGGCGCGTTCTACGTGTACCCGGACGTCCGCGGACTGCTGAACCGCGAGTGGGACGGCGTCACGCCCACCACCTCGCTGGAGCTCGCCGACCTGATCCTCGAGAAGGCCGAGGTCGCCACCGTCCCCGGCGAGGCCTTCGGACCCAGCGGGTACCTGCGCCTCTCCTACGCACTCGGCGACGACGCCCTGCTTGAAGGCGCGAAGCGCCTTCAAGCGCTGTTTCGTTGA
- a CDS encoding ABC transporter ATP-binding protein, whose protein sequence is MTPDDAVRVRDLRKDYGGAPALTGVSFEIARGETFALLGPNGAGKSTTIEILEGYRDRSGGEASVLGVDPRHGDLAWKSRLGIVLQSSGESGNATVREQIAHFASLYPSPRDVDETIEAVGLTAKARSRIGKLSGGQRRRVDVALGIVGRPELVFLDEPTTGFDPEARHAFWDLVALLKSEGTTILLTTHYLDEAAHLADRAAVIAGGRLLAIGRMDEIGGEEARVPIVQWQEDGARRRLRTTEPARVVAELSARLGEPTALEVLRPSLEDIYLDLIRDDRAGDTALDVIGEPA, encoded by the coding sequence ATGACGCCTGACGACGCCGTTCGTGTCCGTGACCTGCGGAAGGACTACGGGGGTGCGCCCGCCCTCACCGGGGTGTCGTTCGAGATCGCGCGCGGCGAGACGTTCGCGCTGCTCGGGCCCAACGGGGCGGGCAAGTCGACGACGATCGAGATCCTCGAGGGCTACCGCGACCGCTCGGGCGGCGAGGCGTCGGTGCTCGGCGTCGATCCGCGGCACGGCGACCTCGCCTGGAAGTCGCGGCTCGGGATCGTGCTGCAGTCCAGCGGCGAATCGGGCAACGCCACGGTCCGCGAGCAGATCGCCCACTTCGCGAGCCTCTACCCGAGCCCGCGCGACGTCGACGAGACGATCGAGGCGGTCGGCCTCACGGCGAAGGCGCGCTCGCGGATCGGCAAGCTCTCCGGCGGGCAGCGCCGCCGCGTCGACGTGGCCCTGGGCATCGTGGGCCGTCCGGAGCTGGTGTTCCTCGACGAGCCGACGACGGGCTTCGACCCGGAGGCGCGGCACGCGTTCTGGGACCTGGTCGCACTGCTCAAGAGCGAGGGCACGACCATCCTGCTCACCACGCACTATCTCGACGAGGCCGCGCACCTCGCCGACCGGGCCGCGGTCATCGCGGGCGGCCGGCTCCTCGCGATCGGGCGGATGGACGAGATCGGCGGCGAGGAGGCCCGCGTGCCGATCGTCCAGTGGCAGGAGGACGGCGCGCGGCGTCGCCTCCGCACCACGGAGCCGGCCCGCGTGGTCGCCGAGCTGAGCGCCCGCCTCGGCGAGCCGACGGCGCTCGAGGTCCTCCGGCCCAGCCTCGAGGACATCTATCTGGACCTCATCCGCGACGACCGCGCCGGAGACACCGCCCTCGATGTGATCGGAGAGCCGGCATGA
- a CDS encoding ABC transporter permease produces the protein MSAVAAPRPALRTGVGRTLRLGAARARYEVRSYFRAPDQVFFTFLFPVLLLAIFSVAFGDGAVMQANPQDPGISMAEYYVPGLAAAGILLSGVQNLGVDIAIERGDGTLKRLAGAPLPVLSYFLGKFGQVLVTSVAQTGLLLAVAATVFSVPLPTDGGRWATFAWIYLAGVATSAILGIAVSALPRTGKSATAVIVPPLLVLQFVSGSYLSFTTLPDWLQTIASVFPLKWIAQGMRAVFLPADFEQAEVNGDWDLTGVAIALGIWLVLGLIASRLTFRWIRRDA, from the coding sequence ATGAGCGCCGTCGCCGCCCCCCGCCCCGCATTGCGCACCGGTGTCGGCCGCACCCTCCGGCTCGGCGCCGCCCGCGCCCGCTACGAGGTGCGCTCGTACTTCCGCGCGCCGGACCAGGTGTTCTTCACCTTCCTCTTCCCGGTACTGCTGCTCGCGATCTTCTCGGTCGCGTTCGGAGACGGCGCGGTGATGCAGGCGAACCCGCAGGACCCGGGCATCAGCATGGCCGAGTACTACGTGCCGGGACTCGCGGCGGCGGGCATCCTGCTCTCCGGGGTGCAGAACCTCGGCGTCGACATCGCCATCGAGCGCGGCGACGGCACGCTCAAGCGCCTCGCCGGAGCACCGCTGCCCGTCCTGAGCTACTTCCTCGGCAAGTTCGGCCAGGTGCTCGTGACGAGCGTCGCGCAGACGGGGCTGCTGCTCGCGGTCGCCGCGACCGTCTTCTCGGTGCCGCTGCCGACCGACGGCGGTCGCTGGGCGACCTTCGCCTGGATCTATCTGGCCGGAGTGGCGACCTCGGCGATCCTGGGCATCGCGGTCTCCGCCCTCCCCCGCACCGGGAAGAGCGCGACGGCCGTCATCGTCCCGCCGCTGCTCGTGCTGCAGTTCGTCTCCGGGTCCTATCTCTCCTTCACGACCCTGCCGGACTGGCTGCAGACGATCGCGAGCGTCTTCCCGCTCAAGTGGATCGCGCAGGGCATGCGGGCGGTCTTCCTGCCGGCCGACTTCGAGCAGGCCGAGGTCAACGGCGACTGGGACCTGACCGGGGTCGCGATCGCCCTCGGCATCTGGCTGGTGCTGGGCCTGATCGCGAGCCGCCTCACCTTCCGCTGGATCCGCCGCGACGCCTGA
- a CDS encoding UDP-N-acetylmuramate dehydrogenase — MTTPALSSLTTLRVGGAPERLLEPATEAELVAALLEVWADDEPWLLLGGGSNLLVGDDGVEGTVVRVRTTGIERLETDRPGAVHLRVQAGESWDGLVAATVERGWAGIEALSGIPGTVGASPVQNIGAYGQELSDTLVAVDFLDEGAQEPVRLTAAELELGYRTSAVKQGRRGAVLAVEFALEDVGGAGLGAPVAYGQLASALGVELGDRVPLAEVRASVLRLRGAKGMVLDPDDPDTASAGSFFTNPIVTVAAASGLPPTAPRWPETPASDAPLVTALADVEAGAPIRLPAPTSPDALVKLSAAWLIEHAGIARGFSLPGSRAAVSSKHTLALTNRGGATAEQIAELARYVQGRVLAEFGILLHPEPVVVGTTV, encoded by the coding sequence ATGACGACTCCCGCCCTCTCCTCTCTCACGACGCTGCGCGTCGGCGGAGCGCCCGAGCGCCTGCTCGAGCCGGCCACCGAGGCCGAGCTGGTCGCCGCCCTCCTCGAGGTGTGGGCCGACGACGAGCCCTGGCTGCTGCTCGGCGGCGGCTCCAACCTCCTCGTCGGCGACGACGGAGTCGAGGGGACCGTGGTGCGCGTGCGCACGACCGGGATCGAGCGGCTCGAGACGGACCGGCCCGGCGCGGTCCACCTCCGCGTGCAGGCGGGCGAATCCTGGGACGGCCTGGTCGCCGCCACCGTCGAGCGCGGCTGGGCGGGAATCGAGGCGCTCAGCGGCATCCCCGGGACGGTCGGCGCGTCGCCGGTGCAGAACATCGGCGCCTACGGCCAGGAGCTCTCCGACACCCTCGTCGCGGTCGACTTCCTCGACGAGGGCGCGCAGGAGCCCGTGCGGCTGACGGCGGCCGAGCTCGAGCTGGGCTATCGGACGTCCGCCGTCAAGCAGGGTCGACGCGGCGCCGTCCTCGCCGTCGAGTTCGCCCTCGAGGACGTCGGCGGAGCGGGTCTCGGTGCTCCCGTCGCCTACGGTCAGCTCGCCAGTGCGCTCGGCGTCGAGCTGGGCGACCGCGTGCCGCTCGCCGAGGTGCGCGCGAGCGTGCTGCGGCTGCGCGGCGCGAAGGGGATGGTGCTCGATCCGGACGACCCGGACACCGCCAGCGCCGGCTCCTTCTTCACCAACCCGATCGTCACCGTCGCGGCCGCGAGCGGCCTGCCGCCGACCGCGCCGCGCTGGCCGGAGACTCCGGCGAGCGACGCCCCGCTGGTGACCGCCCTCGCCGACGTCGAGGCGGGGGCGCCGATCCGGCTGCCCGCCCCGACCTCGCCCGACGCGCTGGTCAAGCTCAGCGCCGCCTGGCTCATCGAGCACGCCGGGATCGCCCGCGGCTTCTCGCTCCCGGGCTCGCGCGCCGCGGTGTCGAGCAAGCACACCCTCGCGCTCACGAACCGCGGCGGAGCGACCGCCGAGCAGATCGCCGAGCTCGCCCGCTACGTGCAGGGCCGCGTGCTCGCCGAGTTCGGCATCCTGCTGCACCCCGAGCCCGTGGTGGTCGGCACCACCGTCTGA